The proteins below are encoded in one region of Spirochaetota bacterium:
- the lepB gene encoding signal peptidase I — translation MIDQKNSFTIYAKILFVVLGVIIGFIVIRLFFVPVKISNSLMEPSLQITDYVWFYKTKRIESGSIVLYKSPHAGNLVSRVVAKSGETVEIINKQLYINGIKATARWKIKSTDTRFFPSRFVSRDNMNAITIPDGHIFVLNDNWDQPDDSRLFGTIPIENIVGKYAFKFSFRN, via the coding sequence ATGATAGATCAGAAAAATTCATTTACTATCTATGCAAAAATCCTGTTTGTGGTGCTGGGAGTTATAATAGGGTTTATTGTCATTAGACTTTTTTTTGTTCCTGTAAAAATCAGTAATAGTCTAATGGAACCTTCGCTACAGATTACTGACTACGTATGGTTTTATAAAACTAAAAGAATTGAATCAGGTTCTATAGTTCTTTATAAAAGCCCTCATGCGGGTAATCTAGTAAGCAGAGTAGTTGCAAAATCGGGTGAAACTGTTGAAATTATAAATAAACAGCTGTATATAAATGGCATTAAAGCAACAGCAAGATGGAAAATTAAAAGCACTGATACAAGGTTTTTCCCCTCGCGTTTTGTAAGCAGGGATAACATGAATGCAATAACAATTCCTGATGGGCATATATTTGTATTGAATGACAACTGGGACCAGCCAGACGATAGCAGGCTATTTGGGACAATCCCAATTGAAAATATTGTTGGGAAATATGCATTTAAATTTTCTTTTAGAAATTGA